A window from Tenacibaculum singaporense encodes these proteins:
- the ftsH gene encoding ATP-dependent zinc metalloprotease FtsH has translation MSDNKKNAPKFSFNSFWLYIPIIIILLGLSFFNSGNLGSRNITKNEFTKILQANDIKEIVVENNNVAQIFLKSEALKKEEHKKLADSPFYRQGSPLYTYNFGDLQNFENEINKEKEEKNLDFDKVNVERTSMMDTIISFLPFILLIVIWLFFMRRMSGAAGGGGAGGQIFNIGKSKAKLFDENTKVKTTFKNVAGLEGAKEEVQEIVDFLKSPEKYTKLGGKIPKGALLVGPPGTGKTLLAKAVAGEAGVPFFSLSGSDFVEMFVGVGASRVRDLFKQAQQKSPSIIFIDEIDAIGRARGKNSMTGGNDERENTLNQLLTEMDGFGTDTNVIVLAATNRADVLDKALMRAGRFDRQIYVDLPDLHERREIFEVHIKPLKLAANADLEFLAQQTPGFSGADIANLCNEAALIAARNGKEAIEHQDFLDAVDRIVGGLEKKNKVITPKEKKVIAFHEAGHATVSWMLEHAAPLVKVTIVPRGQSLGAAWYLPEERKIVQTEQMLDEMCATMGGRAAEKLIFNKISTGALSDLEKVTKQARAMVTVYGLNDKVGNVTYYDSSGNDAFVKPYSEATAQKIDEEISEIIENQYKRAINILDQNKDKLTELADLLLEKEVIFKDDLIKIFGDRPFGKEEKPQITTEE, from the coding sequence ATGAGTGATAATAAAAAAAACGCGCCAAAATTTAGTTTCAATTCTTTTTGGCTATACATACCAATAATAATAATCTTACTAGGATTAAGTTTTTTTAATTCTGGTAACTTAGGTTCTCGTAATATTACAAAAAACGAGTTTACTAAAATTCTCCAAGCAAACGATATCAAAGAAATCGTTGTAGAAAATAATAATGTTGCTCAAATATTTTTAAAGTCGGAAGCTTTAAAAAAAGAAGAGCATAAAAAACTAGCAGATTCTCCTTTTTACAGACAAGGATCACCTCTTTACACATATAACTTTGGTGATTTACAAAACTTTGAAAATGAAATCAATAAAGAAAAAGAAGAAAAGAATCTTGATTTCGACAAGGTAAATGTAGAAAGAACTAGTATGATGGATACCATCATTAGTTTCCTTCCTTTCATTTTATTGATTGTTATTTGGCTATTCTTTATGAGAAGAATGTCTGGAGCTGCTGGAGGCGGTGGTGCTGGAGGGCAAATTTTTAACATAGGTAAATCTAAAGCTAAGCTTTTTGACGAAAATACTAAGGTTAAAACTACATTTAAAAATGTAGCAGGCTTAGAAGGCGCAAAAGAAGAAGTTCAAGAAATTGTTGACTTCTTAAAAAGCCCAGAAAAATACACCAAATTAGGAGGTAAAATTCCTAAAGGCGCTTTATTAGTAGGACCTCCTGGTACAGGTAAAACCTTATTAGCAAAAGCTGTTGCTGGTGAAGCTGGAGTTCCTTTTTTCTCTTTATCTGGTTCAGATTTTGTTGAAATGTTTGTTGGTGTTGGTGCCTCACGTGTACGTGACTTATTTAAACAAGCACAACAAAAATCTCCTTCAATTATTTTTATTGATGAAATTGATGCTATTGGACGTGCCAGAGGTAAGAACAGTATGACAGGCGGTAATGATGAGCGTGAAAACACTCTAAATCAATTATTAACTGAAATGGATGGTTTCGGTACTGATACAAATGTGATTGTATTAGCAGCAACTAACCGTGCTGATGTATTGGACAAAGCCTTAATGCGTGCTGGTCGTTTTGATCGTCAAATTTATGTTGACTTACCAGATTTACATGAACGTAGAGAAATTTTTGAAGTTCATATTAAACCTTTAAAATTAGCTGCTAATGCTGATTTAGAATTTTTAGCACAACAAACACCAGGTTTCTCTGGTGCTGATATTGCTAATTTATGTAACGAAGCTGCCTTAATTGCTGCTAGAAATGGTAAAGAAGCTATTGAACATCAAGATTTCTTAGATGCTGTTGATAGAATTGTAGGTGGTTTAGAAAAGAAAAATAAAGTGATTACTCCTAAAGAAAAGAAAGTAATTGCTTTTCATGAAGCAGGTCATGCAACCGTTAGTTGGATGTTAGAACACGCCGCTCCATTAGTTAAAGTAACTATTGTTCCTCGTGGTCAATCATTAGGTGCCGCTTGGTATCTTCCTGAAGAAAGAAAAATTGTTCAAACAGAACAAATGCTAGATGAAATGTGTGCTACTATGGGAGGTAGAGCTGCTGAAAAATTAATTTTCAATAAAATTTCAACTGGAGCGTTAAGTGATTTAGAAAAAGTTACTAAACAAGCTCGAGCTATGGTTACTGTTTACGGTTTAAATGACAAAGTAGGTAATGTTACTTATTATGATTCATCAGGAAATGACGCCTTTGTAAAACCATATAGTGAGGCAACTGCACAAAAAATTGATGAAGAAATTTCTGAAATAATAGAAAACCAATACAAAAGAGCCATTAATATACTGGACCAGAACAAAGATAAGTTAACTGAACTTGCTGATTTATTACTGGAAAAAGAAGTTATCTTCAAAGATGATTTAATAAAAATCTTTGGTGACAGACCTTTTGGAAAGGAAGAAAAGCCTCAAATTACAACAGAAGAATAG
- a CDS encoding acyl-CoA-binding protein, translating into MEDDLDLKFKEAYKIASDLEEKLPPDVMLRLYAYYKQAVKGDRFTFNDNSDLRNAFKFNAWMQLRGMSERKAKKEYIKLVNSIIK; encoded by the coding sequence ATGGAAGATGATTTGGATTTAAAGTTTAAAGAAGCTTATAAAATAGCGTCTGATTTAGAGGAAAAACTTCCTCCTGATGTTATGCTACGTTTATACGCATACTATAAACAAGCTGTAAAGGGAGATAGATTCACATTTAATGATAATAGTGATTTACGAAATGCCTTTAAATTTAATGCATGGATGCAACTTAGAGGTATGAGTGAACGAAAAGCCAAAAAAGAATATATTAAATTAGTAAATTCAATCATAAAATAA
- the pyrE gene encoding orotate phosphoribosyltransferase, giving the protein MDFNKDTAKKTAELLLQIKAIKLSPQEPFTWASGWKSPIYCDNRITLSYPPVRNFLKQEIAKLVEEKHGKPDVIAGVATGAIAIGILVAQELGVPFVYVRPEPKKHGRQNQIEGHIESGQNVVVIEDLISTGKSSLNAVKALKEAHANVKGMIAIFSYGFNIATENFKNDKVELTTLSNYEHLLEQALDSKYITSEEFRTLEDWRIAPSEWNQNDK; this is encoded by the coding sequence ATGGATTTTAACAAAGATACAGCAAAAAAAACTGCCGAGCTTCTTTTGCAAATTAAGGCTATAAAATTGAGCCCCCAAGAACCTTTTACATGGGCTTCTGGGTGGAAATCACCTATTTATTGCGATAACAGGATTACATTATCTTACCCACCTGTTAGAAACTTTTTAAAACAAGAAATTGCTAAACTAGTAGAAGAAAAACATGGTAAACCTGATGTTATTGCAGGTGTTGCTACTGGTGCTATTGCAATTGGTATACTAGTTGCTCAAGAGCTTGGAGTGCCTTTTGTATATGTTAGACCCGAACCAAAAAAACATGGTAGACAAAACCAAATTGAAGGACATATAGAAAGTGGTCAAAACGTAGTAGTAATTGAAGATTTAATTAGCACTGGAAAAAGTAGTTTAAATGCTGTAAAAGCATTGAAGGAAGCACATGCCAATGTAAAAGGGATGATTGCTATTTTTTCTTACGGGTTTAATATTGCTACTGAGAATTTTAAAAATGATAAAGTAGAACTTACTACTTTGAGTAATTATGAACATTTATTAGAACAAGCCTTAGATAGTAAATATATTACTAGTGAAGAATTTCGAACATTAGAAGATTGGAGAATTGCCCCTAGTGAATGGAATCAAAACGATAAATAA
- a CDS encoding phosphatidate cytidylyltransferase, protein MSNLFVRSLSALVYAFLFISAILFSAETYIGLLTLFATVCIWELSKIIQTKNIVPYILLACTVYLTFSSTTFEYTDYLFGATIVGSIALLYLLVSSKPIKTDTLAKKIFLQVIYLVLPFYFLMNLPFINGSYYPNIIIYIILIIWTNDSFAFLVGKNFGRRKLFEKVSPKKTIEGFIGGLLFSLIAGFIIGQYSGIFSILDWVIIAIIVAIFGSLGDLVESKLKRQAKVKDSGTIMPGHGGLLDRLDSLFFLAPFVYLYIHYIM, encoded by the coding sequence ATGTCTAACCTTTTTGTAAGAAGTCTTTCTGCACTTGTTTATGCTTTTCTATTTATTTCTGCTATTCTTTTTTCTGCAGAAACATATATAGGATTACTAACTCTGTTTGCTACTGTTTGTATTTGGGAACTTTCTAAAATTATACAAACAAAAAACATTGTTCCATATATTCTTTTAGCGTGTACTGTTTACCTAACTTTTAGCAGCACAACTTTTGAATATACTGATTACCTATTTGGCGCTACCATAGTTGGATCTATCGCTTTGCTTTATTTGCTCGTAAGCTCTAAGCCTATTAAAACAGATACTTTAGCTAAAAAAATATTTTTACAAGTTATATATTTAGTATTGCCGTTTTACTTTTTAATGAACCTTCCTTTCATAAATGGTTCTTATTATCCAAACATAATTATTTATATAATTTTAATCATTTGGACAAATGATAGTTTTGCTTTTCTAGTAGGCAAAAATTTTGGAAGACGAAAGTTATTTGAAAAAGTATCTCCTAAGAAAACAATAGAGGGCTTTATTGGTGGTTTATTATTTTCTTTAATTGCTGGTTTTATAATAGGTCAATACTCTGGAATCTTTTCTATTTTAGACTGGGTAATCATCGCTATTATTGTAGCTATTTTTGGTTCTTTAGGAGACTTAGTAGAGTCCAAACTTAAAAGACAAGCTAAAGTAAAAGATAGTGGTACAATTATGCCTGGTCATGGAGGCTTATTAGATAGGCTAGATAGCTTGTTTTTCCTTGCTCCCTTCGTATATTTGTATATACATTATATAATGTAA
- a CDS encoding SRPBCC family protein, whose translation MNIEGNTVTVKKSSKDLFEFLTKLENFEQLMPENTQKFEVDGDSFIFGLKGMPEIRLIMKEKTEYSNVTLGAASSKLPFTLAADISEISDNESQVTLKFNGEFNAMMAMMVKAPLTKFIGTLTENLEKL comes from the coding sequence ATGAATATAGAAGGAAATACAGTTACTGTAAAAAAATCATCTAAAGATTTATTTGAATTTCTAACCAAATTAGAAAACTTTGAACAACTAATGCCTGAAAACACTCAAAAATTTGAAGTTGATGGTGATAGCTTTATTTTTGGTTTAAAAGGTATGCCAGAAATTCGTTTAATAATGAAGGAAAAAACTGAATACTCTAATGTTACTTTAGGTGCTGCTAGTAGCAAATTACCTTTTACATTAGCTGCTGACATTAGTGAAATTAGTGATAATGAAAGCCAAGTTACGTTAAAATTCAATGGTGAATTTAATGCAATGATGGCAATGATGGTAAAAGCACCATTAACTAAGTTTATTGGCACATTAACTGAAAATTTAGAAAAATTATAA
- the dnaK gene encoding molecular chaperone DnaK, which translates to MSKIIGIDLGTTNSCVSVMEGNEPVVIPNAEGKRTTPSIVAFVEGGERKVGDPAKRQAVTNPTKTVYSIKRFMGNKYSESQREAERVPYEVAKGDNDTPRVKIDDRMYTPQEISAMILQKMKKTAEDYLGQGVSEAVITVPAYFNDAQRQATKEAGEIAGLKVRRIINEPTAAALAYGLDKANDDKKIVVFDFGGGTHDVSILELGDGVFEVLATDGDTHLGGDDVDEKIINWLADEFNAEENMDLRKDPMALQRLKEAAEKAKIELSSTTSTEINLPYITATASGPKHLVRTLSRAKFEQLIDDLVKRTIEPCQTALKNADLSTSDIDEIILVGGSTRIPAIQEAVEKFFGKAPSKGVNPDEVVSLGAAIQGGVLTGDVKDVLLLDVTPLSLGIETMGNVFTKLIDANTTIPTKKSQVFSTAVDNQPSVDIHVLQGERAMAADNKTIGRFQLTDIPPAPRGVPQIEVTFDIDANGIINVSAADKATGKSQNIRIEASSGLTDEEIQKMKADAEANADADAKAKETADKINGADSMIFQTEKQLKEFGDKLSADKKEPIEAALEELKKAHESKDLAAIDAAMEKINEAWKVASEEMYKAQQDAQANGAGEQGSADAGASAEGGDNVEDVDFEEVK; encoded by the coding sequence ATGAGTAAAATTATAGGTATAGATTTAGGTACTACGAACTCATGTGTGTCTGTGATGGAAGGTAATGAGCCTGTAGTAATTCCAAATGCAGAAGGAAAAAGAACAACCCCTTCTATAGTTGCATTTGTAGAAGGAGGTGAACGTAAAGTAGGAGATCCTGCAAAGCGTCAAGCAGTAACAAACCCAACTAAAACAGTTTATTCTATTAAACGTTTTATGGGGAATAAATATTCTGAGTCTCAAAGAGAAGCAGAAAGAGTTCCTTATGAGGTAGCAAAAGGTGATAACGATACACCAAGAGTTAAAATTGATGATCGTATGTATACACCTCAGGAAATTTCTGCAATGATATTACAGAAAATGAAGAAAACTGCTGAAGACTACTTAGGTCAAGGAGTTTCTGAAGCTGTAATTACTGTGCCAGCATATTTTAACGATGCTCAACGTCAGGCAACTAAAGAAGCAGGAGAGATTGCAGGACTAAAGGTTCGTCGTATTATTAACGAGCCTACAGCTGCAGCTTTAGCTTATGGATTAGATAAAGCAAATGATGATAAGAAAATTGTAGTATTTGACTTTGGTGGAGGTACACATGATGTTTCTATCTTAGAATTAGGAGATGGAGTATTTGAAGTATTAGCTACTGATGGAGATACGCACCTAGGAGGTGATGATGTAGATGAAAAAATCATTAACTGGTTAGCAGATGAGTTTAATGCTGAAGAAAATATGGATTTACGTAAAGATCCTATGGCATTACAACGTTTAAAAGAAGCTGCTGAAAAAGCGAAGATAGAATTATCAAGCACAACTTCTACAGAAATTAACTTACCATATATCACTGCTACAGCTAGTGGACCAAAGCACTTGGTAAGAACGTTAAGTAGAGCTAAGTTTGAGCAATTAATTGACGATTTAGTAAAAAGAACTATCGAGCCTTGTCAAACAGCGTTAAAAAATGCTGATTTATCAACTTCTGATATCGATGAGATTATCTTAGTAGGAGGTTCAACTCGTATTCCTGCAATTCAAGAAGCAGTTGAGAAGTTCTTCGGAAAAGCGCCAAGTAAAGGAGTAAATCCAGACGAAGTTGTATCGTTAGGAGCAGCAATTCAAGGAGGAGTGTTAACTGGTGATGTAAAAGACGTATTATTATTAGATGTAACACCATTATCATTAGGAATTGAAACAATGGGTAATGTATTTACAAAGTTAATCGATGCAAATACAACCATTCCAACTAAAAAGTCGCAAGTATTCTCTACAGCAGTAGATAACCAACCATCAGTAGATATTCACGTATTACAAGGTGAAAGAGCGATGGCAGCAGACAATAAAACAATTGGTCGTTTCCAATTAACAGATATTCCACCAGCACCAAGAGGAGTTCCTCAAATTGAAGTAACTTTTGATATTGATGCAAACGGAATCATCAACGTATCTGCAGCGGATAAAGCAACAGGTAAATCTCAAAACATCCGTATCGAAGCTTCTTCTGGATTAACAGATGAAGAAATTCAAAAGATGAAAGCAGATGCAGAAGCAAATGCAGATGCAGATGCAAAGGCTAAAGAAACTGCAGATAAAATTAACGGAGCAGATTCCATGATTTTCCAAACTGAAAAGCAATTAAAAGAGTTTGGTGATAAATTATCAGCAGATAAGAAAGAACCAATCGAGGCTGCTTTAGAAGAGTTAAAGAAAGCACACGAATCTAAAGACCTTGCTGCTATCGATGCTGCAATGGAAAAGATTAACGAAGCTTGGAAAGTTGCTTCTGAAGAGATGTATAAAGCACAACAAGATGCACAAGCAAATGGAGCTGGTGAGCAAGGAAGTGCAGATGCAGGAGCTTCAGCTGAAGGAGGAGATAATGTAGAAGATGTAGATTTTGAAGAAGTAAAATAA
- a CDS encoding choice-of-anchor D domain-containing protein — protein sequence MRKKINMYASAILFVLVSITSCDKDEEIIPAEFSITDIEKDFGAVEVEQTINYSFKVTNEGGSDLEIDEFVLKGTNAADFSTSAVPKVIKKEESYTFEITFAPLTEGEKKAILEITTNIGKKEVKVTGIAKPKPLPGVDLSETALVFGNVEINQTKDATFTITNSGDADLEITGFEIKGTNAANFSTSATTETLAAGETKTITVVFEPTNVGEKTASLEVTTNAGVKAIALSGKATATPMSVIEFSESPISFGNVEVGEDLSKNIIVSNTGNTDLEITNVNIIGGSSSSSFTVIGGTSSLIRTIAPGDTYTFEVKFTPSSQGFASASIRFFNNSSENEVFLPMNGTGTAPAQPAIAFSETGLNFGDVTVGNSGNDLTFAIQNNGQGNLEVSNIRMSGANANNFTLVNVSAPQTIAPNSFYEVTARFTPQSEGQKQAMIVVESNDPTKPSYAIIISGKGLQAATGNIVNIPDANFKSALVGNSSINTNGDGEIQVSEAQAYTGVIRVDGLSISDVTGLEVFENISQFHAMNNSLTSIDLSQNTAITHLSLKNNNLTSLDLSANTALQTILIQQNSISTIDLTNHSSLVNFQCGGNNISTLVLPTIANGLRTLYLEQNQISTLDVSMYPDLRTLVAYNNNLSSMDISNNSRVISLHLRNNNLTSLNVANGNNVNFIYMIADGNDNLTCIQHDAGFDPLNPPNTQANQWVKPSGASWNTVACQ from the coding sequence ATGAGAAAAAAAATTAACATGTATGCAAGTGCTATTCTTTTTGTACTTGTAAGTATCACAAGTTGTGATAAGGATGAAGAAATTATTCCAGCAGAGTTTTCTATTACTGATATAGAAAAGGATTTTGGAGCAGTAGAAGTAGAACAAACTATTAACTATTCGTTTAAAGTAACAAATGAGGGAGGTTCAGATTTAGAAATAGATGAATTTGTATTAAAAGGAACAAATGCTGCTGATTTTTCAACTAGTGCAGTACCAAAAGTAATTAAAAAGGAAGAATCGTATACTTTTGAAATTACCTTTGCTCCTTTAACAGAAGGAGAAAAAAAGGCTATCTTAGAAATTACGACTAATATTGGGAAAAAAGAAGTAAAAGTAACAGGAATTGCAAAACCAAAACCATTACCAGGTGTTGATTTAAGTGAAACGGCTTTGGTTTTTGGAAACGTAGAGATTAATCAAACAAAAGACGCTACGTTTACTATAACTAATAGTGGAGATGCAGACTTAGAAATTACAGGCTTTGAAATAAAAGGGACCAATGCTGCTAACTTTTCAACTTCAGCAACAACAGAAACTTTAGCTGCAGGAGAAACTAAAACCATTACGGTAGTATTTGAGCCAACCAATGTAGGAGAAAAAACAGCAAGTTTAGAGGTGACAACTAATGCAGGTGTTAAAGCCATTGCCTTAAGCGGTAAAGCTACAGCAACACCTATGTCAGTTATAGAGTTTAGTGAATCACCTATAAGTTTTGGGAATGTTGAAGTAGGTGAAGACTTATCTAAAAATATTATAGTTTCTAATACAGGAAATACAGATTTAGAGATTACTAATGTGAATATTATAGGAGGTAGTTCATCATCATCTTTTACAGTAATAGGAGGAACAAGTTCATTAATAAGAACTATTGCTCCAGGTGATACATATACTTTTGAAGTTAAGTTCACGCCAAGTTCACAAGGATTTGCTTCAGCATCTATTAGATTTTTTAATAACTCTAGTGAAAATGAAGTGTTTTTACCAATGAATGGAACAGGAACAGCGCCAGCACAACCTGCAATTGCTTTTAGTGAAACAGGATTAAACTTTGGTGATGTTACTGTAGGGAACTCTGGAAATGATTTAACTTTTGCTATTCAGAATAATGGTCAAGGAAATTTAGAGGTAAGTAATATTAGAATGAGCGGAGCCAATGCTAATAACTTTACTTTGGTAAATGTATCTGCACCACAAACGATTGCTCCTAATAGCTTTTATGAGGTAACAGCACGTTTTACACCACAATCTGAAGGACAAAAGCAAGCAATGATAGTTGTAGAAAGTAATGATCCTACAAAACCGAGTTATGCTATTATTATTAGTGGAAAGGGGTTGCAAGCTGCTACAGGTAATATTGTAAACATACCAGATGCCAACTTTAAGTCAGCATTGGTAGGGAATTCATCGATAAATACAAATGGAGATGGTGAAATTCAGGTTTCAGAAGCACAAGCTTACACAGGTGTCATTCGTGTAGATGGTCTTAGTATTTCAGATGTTACTGGTTTAGAGGTTTTTGAAAATATTTCACAATTTCATGCAATGAACAACTCTTTAACAAGTATAGATTTAAGCCAAAACACAGCAATAACACATTTGTCGTTAAAAAACAATAACTTAACTTCATTAGATCTTTCAGCTAATACAGCTTTACAAACAATATTAATTCAGCAAAATAGTATTAGTACAATAGATTTAACAAATCATTCTAGCTTAGTGAATTTTCAATGTGGAGGTAACAATATTTCTACGTTAGTGTTACCTACTATTGCAAACGGTTTAAGAACTTTATATTTAGAACAGAATCAAATTAGTACGTTAGATGTTTCTATGTATCCAGATTTAAGAACACTTGTTGCTTATAATAACAACTTATCAAGCATGGATATTTCTAATAATTCAAGAGTAATTTCATTGCATTTAAGAAATAATAATTTAACAAGTTTAAACGTAGCAAATGGTAATAATGTAAATTTCATTTATATGATTGCAGATGGAAATGATAACTTAACATGTATTCAACATGATGCTGGTTTTGATCCTTTGAATCCACCAAATACACAAGCAAACCAATGGGTTAAGCCATCTGGAGCTTCTTGGAATACAGTCGCATGTCAATAA
- a CDS encoding NUDIX hydrolase produces MYKVFVNDKPIIFTTSLKNEEDFSVYIYKNTIIEELIYKLKVGKLDGVYIYSNNLTEDWIDFKVKYKVITAAGGLVLNENKKVLFIYRGSKWDLPKGRVEEGENLEEAAIREVEEECGIEKLIINRKLLVTYHLFMLQNEYRLKQTHWYLMFSNYKGSLTPQLEEGITKAEFKDKKETNKALQNTFANIIMVYESYLDNID; encoded by the coding sequence ATGTATAAAGTTTTTGTTAATGATAAACCAATAATCTTTACAACTTCACTTAAAAATGAAGAAGATTTTTCAGTTTATATTTACAAAAATACAATTATTGAAGAACTTATTTACAAGTTAAAAGTAGGTAAATTGGATGGTGTTTATATCTATTCTAATAACTTAACTGAAGACTGGATAGACTTTAAAGTTAAGTATAAAGTAATTACAGCGGCAGGAGGATTAGTTTTAAATGAAAACAAAAAAGTACTTTTTATTTACAGAGGAAGTAAATGGGATTTACCTAAAGGACGTGTAGAAGAAGGAGAAAATTTAGAGGAAGCAGCCATAAGAGAAGTTGAAGAAGAATGCGGCATTGAAAAACTAATTATTAACCGAAAACTACTTGTTACTTATCATTTATTTATGCTACAAAATGAATATCGATTAAAACAAACACATTGGTATTTAATGTTTTCTAATTATAAAGGAAGTTTAACTCCTCAATTAGAAGAGGGGATTACAAAAGCAGAGTTTAAAGATAAGAAAGAAACAAATAAAGCATTACAGAATACATTTGCTAATATAATAATGGTCTATGAATCTTATCTAGATAACATCGATTAA
- a CDS encoding LUD domain-containing protein: MNFFKKLFKTYQESSKEKKVNEQEVHLSLDDSFVHHFINKGGKFLYCTSINEVSNHLKNILQENNWRKITCTDFDLLKITEKIDISVQNHSSDSVPFFTSCEHLIADKGEILFSSNQIGSHKLASLSKHFIVYATTSQLVKNTGEGLTGIKTHFSGNIPTNISSIKNYTFEVEDDNFLSYGNNNTKDLYLLLFEDL; encoded by the coding sequence ATGAATTTTTTCAAAAAATTATTTAAAACATATCAAGAATCATCTAAAGAAAAAAAAGTGAACGAACAAGAAGTTCATTTGTCTTTAGATGATTCTTTTGTTCATCATTTTATTAATAAAGGAGGAAAGTTTTTATACTGTACATCAATAAACGAAGTAAGTAATCATTTAAAAAACATCTTACAAGAGAATAATTGGCGTAAAATTACTTGTACCGATTTTGATTTATTAAAGATTACTGAAAAAATTGATATATCTGTACAAAACCATTCCTCTGATTCTGTACCTTTTTTTACTTCTTGTGAGCATTTAATTGCTGATAAAGGAGAAATCTTATTTTCTTCTAATCAAATAGGCAGTCATAAACTAGCGTCTCTATCTAAGCATTTTATTGTTTATGCTACTACGAGTCAGTTAGTAAAAAACACAGGAGAAGGATTAACAGGTATTAAAACACATTTTAGCGGCAATATACCAACCAACATAAGTTCCATTAAGAATTATACGTTTGAAGTTGAAGATGATAATTTTTTGAGTTATGGTAATAATAACACAAAAGATTTATATTTGCTGCTCTTTGAAGACCTTTAA
- the rsfS gene encoding ribosome silencing factor: MTIKQTNTDDLLAVIIKGIDDVKGEDIQLLDLREIENTVCDYFVVCSANSNTQVNAISGSVQKIVSKELKDKPWHVEGQGNSEWVLMDYVNVVVHIFQKQVREFYDIESLWGDAKITEINPA, translated from the coding sequence ATGACAATAAAACAAACAAACACAGACGATCTTTTAGCTGTGATTATTAAAGGGATTGATGATGTAAAAGGAGAGGATATCCAATTACTAGATTTAAGAGAGATAGAAAACACTGTTTGTGATTATTTTGTAGTTTGTTCTGCTAATTCGAACACACAAGTTAATGCCATTTCGGGCTCTGTACAAAAAATAGTAAGTAAAGAACTAAAAGACAAACCTTGGCATGTTGAAGGGCAAGGAAACTCTGAATGGGTTCTTATGGATTACGTAAACGTTGTTGTACACATCTTTCAAAAACAAGTTCGTGAATTTTACGACATTGAAAGCCTTTGGGGAGATGCAAAAATTACAGAAATCAACCCAGCATAA
- a CDS encoding biotin--[acetyl-CoA-carboxylase] ligase, with amino-acid sequence MKIIKLNAIDSTNTFLKNMVSKVVVDDFTVVVAKTQTKGRGQMNSEWVVEEGKNLTFSVFSRFSDLDVENHKYLSFCISLSVYEALKELDLPSLSIKWPNDILSGNKKLGGILIENTLKGSKIVSSVVGIGINVNQDSFSKNLPNASSVKKILGKEFNLETLLESILMRLKNYHTILERKEYSLLEEAYLKRLYKKNVPTMFKNSQNILFMGKIIGVSKSGNLQIELENETIQEFGLKEVSFATL; translated from the coding sequence ATGAAAATAATCAAACTTAATGCCATCGACTCTACCAACACTTTTTTGAAGAATATGGTGTCAAAAGTGGTAGTTGATGATTTTACAGTTGTAGTTGCTAAAACTCAAACAAAGGGTAGGGGGCAAATGAATTCTGAATGGGTTGTTGAAGAAGGAAAGAACCTTACTTTTAGTGTGTTTTCTAGGTTTTCAGACTTGGATGTAGAAAATCATAAGTATTTGAGCTTTTGTATTTCGCTAAGTGTTTATGAAGCGTTAAAAGAGTTAGATTTACCAAGTTTGTCGATAAAATGGCCTAACGACATTCTGTCAGGAAATAAAAAGTTGGGAGGTATTTTAATTGAAAATACATTGAAAGGAAGTAAGATTGTGTCGTCAGTAGTAGGAATAGGAATTAATGTAAATCAAGATTCGTTTTCCAAAAATTTACCTAACGCTTCTTCCGTAAAAAAGATTTTAGGTAAAGAGTTTAACCTAGAGACTTTACTAGAAAGTATTTTAATGAGGCTAAAAAACTACCATACGATTTTAGAAAGAAAAGAATATAGTTTATTAGAAGAAGCTTACTTAAAGAGATTGTATAAAAAAAATGTTCCAACAATGTTTAAAAACAGTCAGAACATTTTATTTATGGGTAAAATTATTGGAGTTTCAAAAAGTGGTAACCTCCAAATTGAGCTAGAAAACGAAACAATTCAAGAATTTGGTTTGAAAGAGGTTTCGTTTGCTACTTTATAA